Proteins encoded in a region of the Diospyros lotus cultivar Yz01 chromosome 9, ASM1463336v1, whole genome shotgun sequence genome:
- the LOC127809500 gene encoding homeobox-leucine zipper protein HOX3 isoform X1: MAVEPTINSTCLDLSISVPGLASSSSAGLMRNLDINQVPSTDHEEDQWTTASFEDEEDNINNNNNSGPPRKKLRLTKEQSLFLEESFKQNHTLNPKQKEALAMHLRLKPRQVEVWFQNRRARSKLKQTEMECEYLKRWYGSLTEQNRRLHKEVEELRAMRVAPPTVISPHGCEPLPASALTMCPRCERVTATTSLDSAGPAAAARVAASNHTVMSAKVPIFNRRHPSAAW, translated from the exons ATGGCGGTTGAGCCTACAATAAACTCTACATGCTTGGACCTCTCGATATCTGTTCCAGGCttagcttcttcttcctctg CAGGATTGATGAGAAATTTGGACATAAACCAAGTGCCCTCAACAGATCATGAAGAAGATCAGTGGACAACTGCTAGCTTCGAAGACGAAGAAGACAAcattaacaacaacaataacagtGGCCCTCCCAGAAAGAAACTTCGCCTCACAAAGGAACAATCTCTCTTTCTCGAGGAAAGCTTCAAACAGAATCACACTTTGAACCCT AAACAAAAGGAGGCATTGGCAATGCACTTAAGGCTGAAGCCGAGGCAAGTAGAGGTGTGGTTTCAGAACCGTAGAGCAAG GAGCAAGCTAAAGCAAACGGAAATGGAGTGTGAGTACTTGAAGAGATGGTACGGCTCGCTGACGGAGCAGAACCGCCGGCTGCACAAGGAGGTGGAGGAGCTCCGGGCGATGAGGGTGGCACCACCGACTGTCATCTCTCCTCACGGCTGCGAGCCACTGCCGGCGTCGGCGCTGACCATGTGCCCTCGCTGCGAGCGCGTCACGGCCACCACCAGTCTAGACTCGGCCGGCCCCGCGGCCGCCGCCAGGGTCGCCGCCAGCAACCACACCGTCATGTCAGCAAAAGTGCCCATCTTTAACCGCCGACATCCTTCGGCTGCCTGGTAG
- the LOC127809500 gene encoding homeobox-leucine zipper protein HOX3 isoform X2 translates to MAVEPTINSTCLDLSISVPGLASSSSGLMRNLDINQVPSTDHEEDQWTTASFEDEEDNINNNNNSGPPRKKLRLTKEQSLFLEESFKQNHTLNPKQKEALAMHLRLKPRQVEVWFQNRRARSKLKQTEMECEYLKRWYGSLTEQNRRLHKEVEELRAMRVAPPTVISPHGCEPLPASALTMCPRCERVTATTSLDSAGPAAAARVAASNHTVMSAKVPIFNRRHPSAAW, encoded by the exons ATGGCGGTTGAGCCTACAATAAACTCTACATGCTTGGACCTCTCGATATCTGTTCCAGGCttagcttcttcttcctctg GATTGATGAGAAATTTGGACATAAACCAAGTGCCCTCAACAGATCATGAAGAAGATCAGTGGACAACTGCTAGCTTCGAAGACGAAGAAGACAAcattaacaacaacaataacagtGGCCCTCCCAGAAAGAAACTTCGCCTCACAAAGGAACAATCTCTCTTTCTCGAGGAAAGCTTCAAACAGAATCACACTTTGAACCCT AAACAAAAGGAGGCATTGGCAATGCACTTAAGGCTGAAGCCGAGGCAAGTAGAGGTGTGGTTTCAGAACCGTAGAGCAAG GAGCAAGCTAAAGCAAACGGAAATGGAGTGTGAGTACTTGAAGAGATGGTACGGCTCGCTGACGGAGCAGAACCGCCGGCTGCACAAGGAGGTGGAGGAGCTCCGGGCGATGAGGGTGGCACCACCGACTGTCATCTCTCCTCACGGCTGCGAGCCACTGCCGGCGTCGGCGCTGACCATGTGCCCTCGCTGCGAGCGCGTCACGGCCACCACCAGTCTAGACTCGGCCGGCCCCGCGGCCGCCGCCAGGGTCGCCGCCAGCAACCACACCGTCATGTCAGCAAAAGTGCCCATCTTTAACCGCCGACATCCTTCGGCTGCCTGGTAG